The Umboniibacter marinipuniceus genomic sequence CAGGGTAACCGTCTCTATCGTAGTTAACATCCACCGATGACACGAATCCATATTCGTCTTCAACCGTTACGGCTCCGCTCTGCAGCGCAATTTTCACTAGCTGCTGAGACGCATTCAGATCATCACCTACCTGCGAGAGACCGAATACAAAGTTACCGTCACTGGTGAGCGATTGCGCGTAGAAACCACCGGGCAAGTCAACGTCAATCTCAGTCCAGCGTTCATTTCTGCCGCGATGAAAATAGCGAGTCTCATAGTCAGGCGTAACTGCCCAACTAAAAGCTTTAGTCGCCTCGCGATTGGTCAAGAATTCTGCACCACGAGCAGGCCCTGTCACCATCTTCTTCATATCACCGGTAGCCAATTCTAAACGATAGATGGACGGTCGAACGCCACCATCGGCCTTCTCCCAAGGCATGATAGAAACCAAGATATTATTTGGGTCATCAGGAAGCGTTGACAAGACCCGCATACCGCCGCGAATTAGATCTCCTCGACCACGGGTATTATCTTCGTAGTTACCTTGGTAATACCAAATACGCTCATTATTGCCCGTTGAGACGTCAAGCAGGAAAAGGTCACCTACATCCGCTGGACGCTGACCTTCATTAATCTCTGTCAGTACCGCGTAGGCATAGCGTTCATTGTCAATCCAATAGCCATAGGAGACCTCGATATTGTCGCTTTCCTCGTACCGCACACTCTGCAATGGCTGCATGGTCTCTCGCGACAGAATAATAAGTGTGTTCCTTCCATCACGCTTTTGAATAACCGAAAAGTACTCGCCCGACGGTGAAACGGAGAGGTTGCGAAAGTCTCGCCCATCGAGTAACGCATTAAAGCTGCCAGGCAACTCGGCCTGTGCAGCAAAACTAGTGAATGCCAAGACTAGGCATAGAGCAATCGTTCTGATCATTTTTTATAATTCCTTTACTTTGATACGTAAGCCGTCTTGATTCACAAGAAACATCGATGACATCATGCCACTCTCGATAGATAGCTGATCGCCTTCTTTAAACGATGCATAACTCCCAGATTCTCTGCGGAAAGTTCTCCCCTGCTCGGTGGCAAAGAAAACCTGGCGTCGGGAGTTGCGGCGAACATCCGTTACAACTAGTGTTTGTGCATTGGCAATGACTTCGTCATAAGCTTCCTGTGCCCGCGCCGCTACTTCAGTATCCACCTGAGCAGCCCCCTCTCCTGCGGCAGCAGAAGTAGAAGTTAACACTGAAGTTGAAGTCGGACTGGGCTCGCTAGCTAGTAAGGCCGCCTCGGCATCAGAGCGCGTTACTTCGCTAGCTGATGCTATCGGCGCGTCATCCAGTGTAGAAGTTGAACTAGCTGGCATCACCACCTGAGGAGCTGGAGTAGCATTCGCGGGATCAGACGTAGCAGCCATCCCTGAGGTGGTAGATACCGCATCAGCGACTATGGCTGGCGAATCAAACAACGCGTCATAGCACGCGAGCCTTAGGCTATCACTTCGCTCTTGACGACATGCTTCAACTGACTGCCCCATCGCGAATGACGAAGCCATAACGCTGCTTACCATCAACGGTACTATAAGGCTTTGGCGGTTATTGCCCATGCTACAGGTGCTCCTTCATGTTCGAGAGATTGTTTGTGAACTTCAGCAAATCCAGCTTGCCTAAACTGCTCACAGATTGCTTCGGCGCCCGCTTCATCTTGGGCCACATCCACCATTTGACGGAAACGCTCCTTTGAGGCTTCAAAGTCAGGCAGAATCGAATTAATTCGCTGCTTTCTGGATTTAGCGTCGTCGCGAATATGTTTAAAATAGAGTAACACCTGAGTCACAAAGTCCACAAGAATTGGGTTTCGCGCCTCAGGCTCCACATTCATAATCTTCGAAACTTCGTCATTAACGACTTCACGTGCCGCCACGGCCTTGGCGCTTTGCGGTAGACGCGATGGATCGCCTTGGTACTCGTTTAAGCAAATATCAATATCTACGAGCGCCTGAACAACAATAGCCATAACGATGAAATCAAACTCACCCAACGCTTTCTCTGACATTTTAGTGATAATTGATCCATTATGGTGAACAAGTAGCTCTACCCTGCCTGTCGGCGTCAACGCTCTAAGCCGCGGTATAGATTCATCTATGTTGCTATATTCAAGTCCGTAAACCGAAGCGATGATATCGTATTCTTCGCGCGGAAGTTGCGCCACTTCGATACCCTGCTTGCCAACAAGCTCCACACTGAAACTTCCGTTGTCGCGCTTTTTAACCGCGTCTGATAGCGCAACTTCAGCTGCATCAACGCCAACGTAGTGACCTTCTAAGCTGGACTCGAATAGCGCTGGCAGTAGTGAGGCATTTCCGCAACCTACTTCAAGTACCGTCAACGGTGATGAACTTCCAGCTAGTACCTCGCGCCACCAATTATTGATATATCCTCGTGTGTAACCATCTGCATAGTACTCACCGAAAGTAGTGCTATGACCCTTCTGCCAAAAGTTACCCCATGCATCCATTATTATTCTCCAAAAAAAAAGCCCGCTAATGCGGGCTTTATTTTATATCAATCTAGCAAGTATTAAAGCTCGATTGAGTACTCTACGAAGATAACACGACCTGTGTTGTCGTACATGTACTCATCAGCTTGCTCGCCGAATTGGTCTAGCAACGGATCTTCGTTAAGGATGTTGTTAGCACCTACTTTAACTGTACCGTAGTCAGTGAAAGAGTAACCAACAGAAGCGTTGTGTACCATCCATGCATCGTACTCAGTACCGTTGATTGCGTCTTTAGACTCGCCGATGTAATCAACGTTCCAAGATGCAAATACGTTACCCATAGACCACTGAACGAAACCGTTTGAGCGCCACTCTGGGAAACCTAGGTCGCCCGCTGCGTTCGCAACGTTACCCTGACCAAAGTCCTGCTCGTATTCGTAAGTTAGGTAGTAAGATGAGTTACCACGTAGCTCGAACATACCGAAGCTAGTTTCGATCAAACCGCTCAACGAGAAGTCAACTGCTTCGCGAGTTAGGTCACCTACAGCATTCTGGTAGCCAGCGCTGATCTCTTCAACACGACCGTTCGCAGAACGAACAACTGCAGAGTTACCACCTTGCGAGTAGTAGTCAACATTAAGCATGTCCTGAGCAGAAACGTACTCGATTGAGTCAGAGATAGTTAGGTTGAAGTAGTTAACACCAACATTCCACGCGTCGAAGAAGTTGTAGTTAGCACCCAATGAGAAAGTCTGAGACGTTTCTGCATCAAGGTTAGGGTTAGAACCGATGTAAGTATCGAACTGACGTGAGTTACAGTCAGCTTCTGAGATACCGTTTAGCTGACAACCGTAGTAGTCAGTAGCAGTTTCAGCAGAGAATGATGTTACGCCGTAAAGGTCAGACAAGTCTGGAGCACGGAAACCTTCACCGTAAGATGCCTTGATGGTTAGATCAGGAATCATAGTGAATGTTGCACCCAAACGAGGAGATACTGCGCTACCGAAGTCAGAGTAGTCATCGTAACGAACAGCTGCATCAATATCTAACCAATCAGTGACTGGGAAGATTGCTTCCGCAGAGATTGCGCCAACGTTACGTGAACCTTCCGCAGAGTTACCTGCAGAACCACCAACTAGACCAGCTTCAGACTGACCATCAACGATTGCTGCGTACTTAACTTCGAAACCTTCGATTGCGAAGTAAGAAGACGCCATGCCGCCAGCCATATCGAACATATCCCACTGAAGACCGTAGAAAACCTTCTGAAGGTTCATGCGGTCGTCATTGATAGTAGTCGACTTAAGGTTAGCAACGTACTGATCGTAATCAGTGATGTTGTAGTTGATGTTGTACTCGAAACCACCGTAGCTCAAGTAGTAAGTACCGATAGATACTGACTTGTAGTCTGAGTAGGTGTAGTAAGCTTCGTAAGATAGTGAATCGTTGATGTCACCACGAAGACCTAAGTTGACGTCAGTCAAGTTGTCGTTAACTGTGTTGTCACGAGTACCGATGTCAACCCAACGGAAGTAACCGTTTACTGGCTGACCATACGGGTTCTTAGGATCAGAAGCTAGCGCCGCACCTGGTGCTGCTGGCGGAGCGTAACGACCGAAAGATTCGTTCTGAGCAATAACCGCGTCAGCGAACAACTCGATTTCGTCAGTTAGTTCGAACGTAGAGCTTACCCATGCGTTAACACGCTCAGAACCAGCGCGGTTTGCTGATACGTTAGCGTAAGCGTAACCACAGTAGAAACCTGTGTCTGGACCGAATACTAGGTCAGCCTGCATTTCACCAACGAATGAACCGTCATCAACACAGTTGTTACCTGGAGTTACTTCCCAAGTATCACGATCCATAGGGTCAAAAGGCTGACCATTGTAGTTAGGGTTTAGTAGCGTGTAACCGTAGAATGATACACCAGCTGTCTCGCCGTAACCCATGATGTAACCATCACCGTCAAGGTCAGAGTAACGTGCTGCAGTGTAGTCACGATCTTTGTCGAATACAGGATCACGGCTGTCGTACTCAAGACCGAACGTTACAGAACCACGATCGCCTTTAGCACCAGTCAAGAAAGAGAAGCTCTTCTCAACGCCGTCATCTTCAGAACGATCACCGTAGCGAGCGTTGAACTTCATTCCTTCGTAACCAGACTTAAGAATAACGTTTACAACACCAGCAACCGCGTCAGAACCGTATACCGCAGACGCGCCGTCAGCGATAATTTCTAGACGGTCAACTGCAGAGAAAGGAATCATGTTCAAGTTGACGGTACCGCCACCACCTAGTGATGGAGAACCTACTGTACGACGACCGTTCAAAAGAACAAGCGTCCGGCCAGCACCAGCACCACGAAGGTCAACAGTCGCGTTTGACTGAGCTGAGCTACCTGAAGACTCACGGAAAGAACCCAAAGAGTTCAAAGTAGAAGAACGTAGTGCATCAGCAACTGAGATGTCACCAGAGATCTTCATGTCATCAGCACTGATAGTGATGATTTCCTGAGAGTCAGTGTTAGTTGAACGCTGAATACGCGAACCGGTTACGAAGATTTCTTCAACCTGTGCGCCGTCTTCGGCTTCCTGTGCAAACGCAGGAAGAGCAACACCAGCCAAGACTGATGCACTAATCGCCGCGCGAATAGCATTTGATAAAGGTGCAGTTTTCATTAAATATCCCCCAAATGGTATTAATTGTTATTACTGCTTCCACCCACAAATGTAACCGAAACTAATAACAAAAAAAACCTTTTTTTTACGTATAACCCCGTAAACACCCTAGTAATTTCGTAGATGCATACTGCGAAACTACAGTATCCACAGCTGAAATCACCCTCGGCGTTTGCTTTGTGATCGTCTAAACTGCAGCATTGGTTGTACATACAATGGATGCTGTAGCAATTCACATCATTGATCAGTCCGCGGGCATCGCCATTTTTATGATTCGAAATTGGTCATATTTTCGATAAAAGGTATAAAACTAGCAGTGAATGGCATTTCAACCCCTTTAAAGACCGCTGGAGACGAGCGTGAATTTCAACCCAACCCAACGATTTGAACAACTCGATCAGCTACTGGTCCAATATTGGTCAGCGTGGCAGCCTACCTTTGGCCATTCCGATAAACACTGGCTAGATCAGGCAAGCCTGCAAACTATTTACAGGGAATTGGCGCCGGCAACAACGCTCCCTCGCTCGCCAGCTTCGATAAAGAAATCAGAACCACCCGCCGGCATGAAACTGCGAAAGTGGCAGCAGATAGAGCAATTCAAAGCCCGCTTCAGCTCCAACGCCAGCAGCGTGGTAGACTGGTGTTGCGGCATAGGCCATCTCTCCCGGCATCTTGCAAGTAGCGAGCAATCGGTGGTCGGTTTGGAAATTGATCCTGCGCTGGTCGCCAAGGCTATGACTCACCAAGCAAAGTCGGCAATATTCCACCAGTGTGATGTCCTAGCGGATCCAGAGCGCTACTTACACCCCGGACAGTCCTTCGTAGCGCTGCACGCATGCGGGTCCTTACATACGGCGATGGTAGAGGCTACCGTCAAGACGCGCGGCAGCGATCTTCACCTAGCCCCCTGTTGCTATCATAAACGCTTCCACCAAGGCTTAAAGATGCTATCCCGTCCCGCGAGGCGCTCCGAACTAAAGCTGACCGAGCGAAATATCCAGTTAGCAGTCCGGCAGTCGGTCACCGCAGCGAACCGCGAACTCCAAGCAAGAGAGCAGCTAAGGCTGTATAGATTAGGTTTTGATGAATGGGTCAAGCGGGAGCTCAAGGTAACCCATTACACCCCACTCCCTAGTGTCTCGTCAGCCATCATAAATAAAGGGTTCGCTGCTTTTTGTCAGTGGGGCGCTTCGCAACGGGTACCGCAACTGGCAAACAAAGAGGTGACCGCCGAAGCGAAGCTCCTAAACAGTGCAAAATCCCGGCTTGAACGAGAGGTTGCCTACGAAGCTCAGTGCGAACTGTTTCGAAGAGCACTGGAAATCCGTCTCTGCTTAGACAACGTAATGTTTCTGGAAGAAAATGGCTTTCGGGCTGAACTGATTGAATTCTGTTCACCTACCATCACGCCACGCAACATCCTTATCCAAGCATACAGAATGGATTGAATTCATTGGGACTTGGGCCTCAGGTATTGATTTGAAGGCCAATTCACATAACACTGATTTATAAAACACCTGCTAATAGAGGCTAACAATGCCAACAAACACAAGCAATATAGAAGCGATCTTTCAGCAACAAAAGGACAATCTACCAGCCCTTAAAGCAAGAAGTGCTCAGGATAGGATCGCTATGCTTCAGCGCTTGAAACGGGCCATTTTGCGCTTTCGTAAAAACATCGTCAAAGCGGGCGCTGAGGACTTCGGCAAGCCCGAAGCCGAGGTGGACATTGCGGAAATTATGCCGCTACTCAGTGAACTAGCAAACACCTCCAAGCACCTACAGCGTTGGATGAAGCCCAAGCGCGTTAGCACCCCCATAACCCTCTTTGGTGCCAGTGGCAAAATAGTTTACGAACCCAAAGGTACAAGCTTGGTCATCGCGCCCTGGAACTACCCTGTCTTCCTCAGCTTAGGCCCAGTTATTAGTGCCGTGGCAGCCGGTTGCAGCGCCATCATCAAGCCCTCCGAATTTACGCCAGCACTCAGCGCGGTCATTCGAGAAATAGTTGAAGATGTCTTTGAGACCAACGAAGTGGCTGTGATTGATGGTGAAGTGGAAACCACCACCCGGCTACTTGAACTGCCCTTTGACCACATTTTCTTTACCGGCTCACCTAACGTTGGGAAAATAGTTATGGCAGCTGCCGCCAAGAACTTAAGCTCGGTGACGCTTGAATTAGGTGGAAAATCGCCAGTTATCATTGATGCCAGCGCAAAGCTGGACGATTGCATTGAGAAGCTGGTTTGGGCGAAGTTCACCAACAACGGCCAAACCTGTATTGCACCAGACTACCTACTCGTCCATCGCAGCCACGAAGCGCAATTTAGCAATGAGCTCTACGAGCGCATCGCAAGTGTTTACGGGCGCGACGTAACAACACAGCAGCAGTCCGAAGATTTGGCACGAATTGTAAATCCCCGACATTTTGACCGTGTTCAATCACTACTGGTGGATGCCAAAACAAAAGCTGAACAGGTATTGGGCGGGCATTGCGATGCCGAGGATTGCTTCATTTCGCCCACCCTCGTTGTTGAACCTGAGATCAACGCCAAGATTATGCAAGAGGAGATTTTTGGCCCGTTACTACCTATTCGCTTCTACGATGAGATCGATGAGGCGTTAGATATCATCAGTCAACAGCCGAAGCCTCTCGCACTTTATATCTTTGCGCAGAATCAACAAATCATTGACCACGTTATTAACAACAGTACGGCAGGCGGCACCTGCATCAACACTTGCCTTCTTCATTTTATTCACTCCAACCTTCCCGTGGGCGGCGTGAATAATAGCGGTATAGGCAAGTCACACGGCCACTACGGCTTTTTAGCGTTCAGTAACGAACGTGGTGTGGTGCGAGATCATCTATCACTGAGTAAACAGCTGTTCGCTCCGTATACACCTCGAGTCAAAAAGATTCTGCAACTAACTTTGCGGTTTCTAGGTAGGTAGTGAATGGCAACTGCCAAAGTCACCGCAAAACAGGCAATTCGGCGACAGCAGATTTTAGATCACGCTGCCGCTGAATTTAATACCGCTGGCTACGAAGGCCTCTCCATTACAAAGCTTGCTGGTTCGATGGGGATGCGTAGCAGCAATATCTACTACTATTTTGACTCCAAAGAATGCCTTCTCCGGGATTGTTACTGTCAATCGCTAGCCCACTATGCGAAGGCGCTGATGGATATTCGAAAAACGTCCTCGCGCTATGAAGTGATCATAAATAATTTTTTTAGCTTTCACTTCAACACTTGGCACGCTGTCCATAGCAAAGAACACTCTGCTCTTGCCATGGTTTACGAGCAGCACCTGCTGTCCGCAGACGCAATGCTTGCAGTGAAGAGCAGTTTCGACACAGTTCAGCAGCAATTAGACGACTGCTTTGAGCAGGGACGACTCAGCGGCACACTGCGATCGTTTTCTCATCAAGCTGCTGCCGATTTTCTCCATGCAATATTCGATTGGGGAACCATCTGGATCGAAAGCATTCGCTCAAGCGATCAGGTTATGCATATCGCTGAAATCAGCGCCGATGTTTATCTGAATGGCATTGCTACGCACTTTGAACCCAAATTGCTCAGCGAGCTTCGTCACCTAGAACTATGCGAACAGATCATTCGGCGTGCCGCCGGACATGAGGGTCAGTTTCCAGTCAAAGACGCAATTAGTAACGCTGCAACACGTTTGTTCAATTCAATCGGATTCGAAGCCGCCTCCATTGATAGGGTCTGCGCAGAAGTCGGTCTGAGTAAAGGCGCCTTTTATCACCATTTCAAAGATAAGAATGCGGTATTAAAGTATTCTTTTAAGCAGGCACTAGCCTTCGACAAATACCTCTATCAGGAAGTGACCCAGCACGCTAAAGATGGCCTCGACGCGATCAAGCTACTTATCCAGCTAGACGCAATGGCAGTACAACATAGGGGTATTCAGCTGCCGCTGTATCGCCTCATCCGAAAGTTAGCAGCAGAAGACGTTATCGACACAATCCAAGAAGTTGACTACATCCGCTCTAGGTTCATGGAGTTCGTGATATCGGGTGTTCATGACGGGTCCATTAGAACCAGCGCCTCTTCGGTAATTGCCCATTGCTGCTTTGCCATGAAACAGCGAATACTTCGCTTCCCTAAAAGTCTTGATAGCACGACTGATTCACTACTCGATAATGAATGGGATATCTTCTTTCACGGAACCCTTAAACGTAATGCCTAAACTTTATATAGTCCGTCATGGCCACCCCGAGAGCGGATGGAGTCAAGATCCTGACCCGGGCCTCTCAGAAGTAGGCCAAGCGCAGGCGGCTGAAGCCGCCAAAGTGCTCGCGAATTATGCGTATCAACAGGTTGTCAGCAGCCCCATGGCGCGTGCTATACAAACGGCTAGGGTGAGCGCTTCTGAACTCGACATCCAGACGGAGCAAGCTATCAGAGAAATCCCGAGCTACTGGGTGCCATCAAGCCAGCGTCAAAGTTGGCTGGACAACACCCTCCGATCCACCTGGGACAGCGTTGAACCAGAGATAAAAGTATGGCGTGAGAGCCTCACAAACTGGGCTACCTCCCTAGAGAAAGATACGCTCGCGTTCAGCCACTTCGTGGTCATTAATGCACTCATTGCCACTGCCACGGGTGCCGAAAACGTAGTTAACGCACTTCCCGATCACTGCGCAATTGCAGAATTCGAAATCATCGATGGCCAATTACATTTTCTGAGTATCGATAAAGAATTAGACAGCAGCGTCATGGTCTAACACTAGCGTTAAGAGGCGGCCAAACGCTCTGGCTAGACTCCGCGCTTTCGTTTAGCTGAGACAATACCTGGCAGCGCTATCAGCTTGGCTAAGACTCTACCAAGATGATCTAAGGTTGGCACCACAACCGTTAGCGCAATGTACTTTGCGGCGCCAGGCTGATCCGTTGAATAAAGCGCCGCAATATCTACTTTCTCATCTGCCAAGAGTGCCGTAATGTCGCGCAACAGCCCATCGCGCTCAATCGCCTCAATCTCGATATCTACACGGAAGGTTGACGAAGCATTGTCCGACCAAGTCACCGCAATGATTCGAGCCGGTTCAGTCTCCTTGAGACGCAGAGCATTGGTGCATTCTGCGCGGTGTACGCCCACTCCTCTACTAACCGTTACATAGCCAACAATATTATCGCCCGGTAAGGGGCTACAACAACTTGCCAAGTAGCTCATCATGCCGCCTTCACCTCCAACGTATACCGCTTCTTTGTTGGCCACAGTGGGTTGCGCATTGGCCAGCTTGGAGCGAATATCTGCCACATCAAGTGGCTTCTGCGCTCTATCCGAAGCTCGCTGCGCCGCGGCTAACACTTGGGTCAGCTTTAAATCACCCGCGCCAATTGCGGCGCACATCCCAGCTTCATCTTTATAGTTCACCAGCCCTGCGAGCTTGCGCAGGTTGATATCGCTATTGCCTATACGCTTCAGTTCAGCATCCAGTGCCTGCCGTCCAATTGCCTCATTTTCATCACGTTCGTCGTTCTTAAACCAATGAATGATCTTCGCTCGGGCTCGTGAAGTGGTAATATAGCCTGCATCACTTGAGAGCCAATCTCTACTTGGCCGGCCATTTTTCTTGGTCAGAATTTCAATTTGATCGCCGGTCTTCAACGCCTGATTCAGCGGGATAATTTTCCCGCCTACCTTGGCACCTTTGCAGGTATTCCCCACGTCAGAGTGAATACGATAGGCAAAATCGAGAGCTGTAGCACCCACCGGAAGATCAATAACATGTCCTGCTTTAGAGAAGACATAGATGCGATCCGCCTTAACCACATTCGATAGTTCGCTATTGGCACCGTCATCTATTTCTTCATGCCAATCTAATACTTGCCTAAGCCACTCCAACTTACTTTCATAGGAACTCTTAGTATTTTCTACATCGGTGCCCTTGTACTTCCAATGGGCGCAAACCCCAAGCTCTGCCTCGTTGTGCATCGCGCGTGTACGGATTTGCACTTCCATGGTTTTCGCTTGCGGGCCGAATACCGCCGTGTGGAGACTGCGATAGCCGTTGGCCTTAGGGTTAGTAATGTAGTCATCAAATTGCTGTGGAATATGATTGTAGAGTGAGTGAATCACACCCAATGCCGTGTAGCAGTCAGCGAGTTGATCCACCAAAATACGAAACGCTCGGATATCGAACAACTGACCAAATGTATAGTCCTTGATCTGCATTTTCCGCCAGATACTATAGATATGCTTTGCTCGCCCAGTGACCTCGGCGTTGCTAACCCCAGCCGCTTGCAAGGCCTCCTCAATCTGCCGTTTCGCCGCTTGGATAAACTGATCTCGATCAACACGACGTTCGTCAAGCTGTTTAGCTACGGAAGCGTATTCATCCGGCTTAAGATAGCGAAAGCTTAAATCTTCCAACTCCCACTTGATGTGACCAATCCCTAAACGGTGCGCCAACGGCGCATAGATCTCAGAGACCTCAATGGCTATTTGACGTCGACGCTCAACATGATTCTTTACTGCTCGAATAGCGCAGGTTCGTTCCGCCAGCTTGATCAACGCCACCCGCACATCATCGGTGAGCGCCACCAGCATTTTTCGAACATTATCTTTTTGATTGAGATGAGCGGCGGCATCGCTATCCGAAGTTTGACCCCTCGAACGAGAAATCGCGGCCATCATTAAGGTACCGGAGACCAATTCGGCCACATCTTTACCAAGACGCTCCGTGACCTCGTTCAGCGCAATAAACTCCTCGCGAACCGCTCGATAGATTAGCGCTGCCGCCACGGAAGCCTCGTCGAGCTCCAGCTCTATTAAAATCTGAGCCATCTCTACGCCGATATCGAGGCAATTCAAATTGACTTGCCACTCACTAGGCATGGGTGTTTGGCGCAGCATAACAATGGCCGTTTCAATGCGCTCTACCGGCAGATGCACACTGTCCTTCATATAATCTAGCCATTGATCTACATCGATATTGCCCGAATCGGAACGAATCAATGTTGGGCGAACCTGCACCATTACAAAAACCTACCTTTCAAACACCAACTTAATATTAACAATGACTCGCTGGTTTGCGAGCACTAACTCCAAATTTGTACAATCCAATAGTTATGAACTATGCTCACTTTTTACCGAGGGATAAACAGTAGAATATGAGTAATCACAGTGTCTTTTCTCGCTGCGGGCAATATCGATTTGCTCACTGGCGGTCCTGGGAGCCCCAACTGCCGCTGCTAAATTTCATCGGCCTAAACCCAAGTCCTGCTGACCCAGGTCATGAAGCTGTGATTAAACGCTATGTTCAGCTCGCTAAGCGCTGGGGATTTGGGGCGATCTCGGTAGCCAATTTATTTGCTTACCGATGTACCAGCCCACTCATGCTTCAACGTCATCCAGCCCCAATTGGTGACAATAACAACAATTGGCTAGAGAGCCTGCATTTCGACGCCGACGTAAGTGTTGCAGCGTGGGGAACACATGGACAACTTGGTCATCGCGCTGACTGGGCCGTTCGATCGCTGCATAACCTTTCCTGCTTAGATATTAACGTGAGCGGCCAACCTAGTCACCCTCTTCTCACCGCCGCAACTACCACCATCAAACCACTTCGCCAAGCCATCTATTTCCGCCAAACTGAACCAAGCTTACAAAAGCGAGCGTAAATGCCTACCAAGAACACAAACTTCAGTTAAAATACGTCTCTAACTAACTTATTTTTTCTTAACCGCAGGCGAATACAATCAATCATGCGCTCAACTTTTAGTATTGCTCTCATCATCGTGCTCAGCGTGTCGCTGTTGTCTACCAAAGTAATAGCACAGAGACCGGCCACCGCAATAGTCCAGCCTATTGTATTTGTGGCAAAAACGGAGCGCCTAGAATTAACTGGCACCATTGAGTCGGCAAGCTCTGTAGAGATCTTTCCCGCTGTGGGAGACGTAGTGACCAACGTTTACTTCCAAGCTGGCGATGCGATTGAAGCGGGCGCGCCGTTACTTCAGCTCAAC encodes the following:
- a CDS encoding RelA/SpoT family protein, which translates into the protein MVQVRPTLIRSDSGNIDVDQWLDYMKDSVHLPVERIETAIVMLRQTPMPSEWQVNLNCLDIGVEMAQILIELELDEASVAAALIYRAVREEFIALNEVTERLGKDVAELVSGTLMMAAISRSRGQTSDSDAAAHLNQKDNVRKMLVALTDDVRVALIKLAERTCAIRAVKNHVERRRQIAIEVSEIYAPLAHRLGIGHIKWELEDLSFRYLKPDEYASVAKQLDERRVDRDQFIQAAKRQIEEALQAAGVSNAEVTGRAKHIYSIWRKMQIKDYTFGQLFDIRAFRILVDQLADCYTALGVIHSLYNHIPQQFDDYITNPKANGYRSLHTAVFGPQAKTMEVQIRTRAMHNEAELGVCAHWKYKGTDVENTKSSYESKLEWLRQVLDWHEEIDDGANSELSNVVKADRIYVFSKAGHVIDLPVGATALDFAYRIHSDVGNTCKGAKVGGKIIPLNQALKTGDQIEILTKKNGRPSRDWLSSDAGYITTSRARAKIIHWFKNDERDENEAIGRQALDAELKRIGNSDINLRKLAGLVNYKDEAGMCAAIGAGDLKLTQVLAAAQRASDRAQKPLDVADIRSKLANAQPTVANKEAVYVGGEGGMMSYLASCCSPLPGDNIVGYVTVSRGVGVHRAECTNALRLKETEPARIIAVTWSDNASSTFRVDIEIEAIERDGLLRDITALLADEKVDIAALYSTDQPGAAKYIALTVVVPTLDHLGRVLAKLIALPGIVSAKRKRGV
- a CDS encoding DUF1643 domain-containing protein, giving the protein MSNHSVFSRCGQYRFAHWRSWEPQLPLLNFIGLNPSPADPGHEAVIKRYVQLAKRWGFGAISVANLFAYRCTSPLMLQRHPAPIGDNNNNWLESLHFDADVSVAAWGTHGQLGHRADWAVRSLHNLSCLDINVSGQPSHPLLTAATTTIKPLRQAIYFRQTEPSLQKRA